In Trifolium pratense cultivar HEN17-A07 linkage group LG7, ARS_RC_1.1, whole genome shotgun sequence, a genomic segment contains:
- the LOC123900096 gene encoding transmembrane protein 45A-like, protein MGSLVGHVAPGFAFLIIGLWHLFNNIKLHVQNPNTYISQTWFPTSKFKYLELYIIMVATTTSISMELFILPDRHQPFDPDGTIPSNHLHNFEHASISMTFFVYAVFSIILDKIENKAKSSLTQLLASIAFFQELLLFHLHSTDHTGPEGQYHLHFQILVFVSLSTTLLGIIFQKSFIISFVRSLSIFSQGLWNSFMGIMLWTPSLVSKGCFLNPEDGHKVVRCYDHESLHRALSLINIFFSWFIIIVTIFGVSLYLVLTKFYDGDFKVRYFSLGIEEKEKEKEDHVEKFNNDVESQNPNNFIHVGKKTFSSLDIER, encoded by the coding sequence ATGGGTTCTCTTGTTGGACATGTTGCTCCTGGTTTTGCTTTCTTAATTATAGGACTATGGCACCTTTTCAACAACATCAAACTCCATGTTCAAAATCCAAATACCTACATTTCACAAACATGGTTCCcaacatcaaaattcaaatacctTGAACTTTACATCATCATGGTAGCCACAACAACATCAATCTCAATGGAACTTTTCATACTTCCTGACCGACACCAACCCTTCGATCCAGACGGTACAATTCCCTCAAACCATCTCCATAACTTCGAGCACGCTTCGATCTCCATGACTTTCTTCGTCTATGCCGTCTTCTCCATCATCCTCGACAAAATCGAAAACAAAGCAAAATCTTCCTTAACACAATTACTAGCTTCCATAGCATTTTTTCAGGAACTTCTTCTCTTCCATCTTCATTCAACCGATCACACGGGACCCGAAGGACAATATCATCTTCACTTCCAAATTCTTGTCTTTGTCTCTCTTTCAACTACCCTCTTGGGAATTATCTTTCAAAAAAGCTTCATAATTAGTTTTGTGAGATCATTAAGTATATTTTCTCAAGGCTTATGGAATAGTTTTATGGGGATCATGCTTTGGACACCAAGTTTAGTTTCCAAAGGTTGTTTTTTGAATCCTGAGGATGGTCATAAAGTTGTGAGATGTTATGATCATGAATCACTTCATCGTGCTCTTTcacttattaatattttttttagttggtTTATAATTATTGTAACTATTTTTGGTGTTTCTTTGTATTTGGTTTTGACCAAATTCTATGATGGAGATTTTAAGGTTAGGTATTTTTCTTTGGGGAtcgaagagaaagagaaagagaaagaagatCATGTTGAAAAGTTTAATAATGATGTGGAGTCTCAAAACCCAAATAACTTTATTCATGTGGGgaaaaaaactttttcatcTCTTGACATAGAGAGGTag
- the LOC123896314 gene encoding protein GAMETE EXPRESSED 2, with protein MVYLPPEGYIKVNVDDSSPDNGNPDNAGFGDRSQLPMFAFSWWDDKGTFSAGEIATIKVKVLENGDKIDKNVFRPILNVNGKEGNSSYVSTVLLNFEGDFDNWKISFTPIRVGLFNVLINEDRYKVYDSSLHFNVEPGNMYPSVCVASWKGVKYEFEAGSKATIMVLLKDAFGNGISKTTQVSYMPDFRLFLLSENGSIVNEPDIFNMGWNEFDYIVIEFIVTIAGNFSLRIEGGNQTLNGSPLPLKVNPGVIDVTKCVAKWKIEHHAWQLSSKMEIFIHQLDQYGNLVSGLYPFDAEVVERDTNLTIPIADLHFQEVDAGIQLFSFGNWEPGNFILTIYDAKHNKSISNMPYVYTVFVGYCDGVKSVINGSGLNNSVAGRKEEFSVYLNDMYQYPSPVEEGILQVQILRDNDSHSVSPIIYPMLNKTGISKDKHNGRSVITSAFQVEYTTEKSGSYEINVYCGNILLNEGHSFKIEVKADEVNISLSSVVRFSTKVPKMSKNEIVVQLSDSYLNPVISQQSRLKLEITSVNSSGFSTWETIDNKDGSYSCSYMIKDVGTYEICASFDGKHVLPCPLSINVYSSEYFPKANDDTLSIWEGESIAFDALENDYFAGDNASIVEFSKSDHGSLIQNGRIFRYTPYKDYYGNDSFWYTISDINENLATASVYISVLNIPPQFASAPSQLQATEDLINPRFGGFSGFEITYSNLLENIFVNLSAQSGSIFLSPMFMQFGEPMWSELTINAGNETATSLILEGSVEVINIALQSIQYLGNENFYGADTIQVSAKNKNGVNSLGVPIFVDPINDPPFIKVPYFIILKSHEDENLIFDKDKDKFDFYIGDPDLLTFPGGEAHFSVTFSMEVNDGLLATNLPSHLINTTELKNRNNYQWQSLQTYVTISKHFMVKASGIRFQGTVNDCNTVMQQLYYHGDEHGATLTLTLNDMGNYGCYPDCEEGMSMPLYTEAMVNLMRKQPMDSILAHTLGSIIVIEFVIIFSLGLLLLYFTCKCAILLVHERRKNEKRSSEPSNDQSSQGQTSSMNMPENSTHPTGCCGSSSLLRFRMQSSNFRQRSRPLFEF; from the exons ATGGTATATCTCCCTCCCGAAGGTTATATTAAAGTAAATGTGGATGACTCTTCTCCTGATAATGGTAATCCTGATAATGCAGGTTTTGGAG ATAGATCGCAATTGCCTATGTTTGCTTTTAGTTGGTGGGACGATAAGGGCACGTTTAGTGCTGGTGAAATTGCAACTATTAAAGTTAAAGTACTTGAAAATGGCGATAAGATTGACAAAAATGTTTTTCGTCCCATACTTAATGTCAACGGAAAGGAAGGGAATAGTTCATATGTATCGACCGTGTTGTTGAATTTCGAAGGAGACTTTGATAATTGGAAGATTTCATTCACCCCTATTAGAGTTGGATTGTTCAATGTGCTCATTAATGAAGATCGTTACAAAGTTTATGATTCGTCATTGCATTTCAATGTTGAACCAG GAAACATGTATCCATCTGTGTGTGTTGCATCATGGAAGGGAGTGAAATATGAGTTTGAAGCTGGTTCAAAAGCTACAATTATGGTGCTCCTTAAAGATGCATTTGGGAATGGCATATCTAAGACAACTCAAGTATCCTATATGCCTGATTTTAGGTTGTTTTTGTTGAGTGAAAATGGTTCTATTGTAAATGAGCCTGATATCTTTAACATGGGATGGAATGAATTTGATTATATAGTCATTGAGTTTATTGTGACCATAGCTGGAAACTTCTCTTTGCGTATTGAAGGAGGAAATCAAACATTGAATGGTTCTCCATTACCATTGAAAGTTAATCCAG GTGTTATCGATGTCACTAAATGTGTTGCGAAATGGAAGATTGAACATCATGCATGGCAACTGTCATCAAAGATGGAAATCTTTATACATCAGTTGGATCAATATGGAAATCTAGTTTCTGGACTGTATCCATTTGACGCTGAAGTTGTCGAAAGAGACACAAATTTGACAATACCAATAGCAGATCTTCATTTTCAAGAAGTGGATGCTGGAATTCAGTTGTTTTCCTTTGGCAATTGGGAACCAGGGAACTTCATATTAACAATATACGACGCCAAGCATAATAAAAGCATTTCCAATATGCCATATGTGTATACCGTTTTTGTAG GTTATTGTGATGGTGTAAAAAGTGTTATCAATGGATCTGGTTTAAATAATTCAGTTGCTGGGAGAAAGGAAGAATTCTCGGTTTATTTGAATGACATGTATCAATATCCTTCTCCTGTTGAAGAAGGCATACTTCAAGTACAAATCTTAAGAGATAATGACTCTCACAGTGTTTCGCCGATTATATATCCCATGTTAAACAAAACTGGTATTTCAAAGGATAAACAT AATGGGAGGTCTGTAATTACCAGTGCATTTCAGGTGGAATACACAACAGAGAAAAGTGGCTCTTATGAAATTAATGTATATTGTGGAAACATATTATTGAATGAGGGCCATTCATTCAAAATAGAGGTAAAAGCAG ATGAAGTGAATATCTCCTTGTCAAGTGTTGTGAGGTTTTCTACGAAGGTaccaaaaatgtcaaaaaatgaaatagttgTGCAGCTTTCGGATTCCTATTTAAACCCTGTCATCTCGCAACAATCAAGGTTGAAATTGGAGATTACTTCAGTTAATAGTTCTGGATTTTCAACTTGGGAAACCATCGATAATAAGGATGGATCATACAGTTGTAGCTATATGATTAAAGATGTTGGCACTTATGAGATTTGTGCTTCTTTTGATGGCAAGCATGTCTTGCCATGTCCCCTCAGTATCAATGTGTATAGCA GTGAATATTTTCCTAAAGCCAATGATGATACATTATCTATTTGGGAGGGTGAATCCATTGCCTTTGATGCCTTGGAAAATGATTATTTTGCCGGTGATAATGCAAGTATAGTTGAATTCTCAAAA TCAGATCATGGTTCACTTATACAGAATGGAAGGATCTTTCGCTACACTCCGTACAAAGATTATTATGGAAATGATTCTTTTTGGTATACAATATCTGATATAAATGAAAATCTTGCTACAGCTTCTGTGTACATTTCTGTACTCAATATTCCACCTCAGTTTGCTTCTGCTCCAAGTCAACTGCAAGCAACAGAAGATTTGATAAACCCTAGATTTGG TGGTTtttctgggtttgagataacGTATTCAAATCTATTGGAGAATATTTTCGTCAATCTGAGTGCACAATCTGGAAGTATATTTCTGTCTCCAATGTTTATGCAATTTGGAGAACCAATGTGGAGTGAACTTACAATCAATGCAGGAAATGAAACGGCGACCAGTTTAATACTAGAAGGCTCCGTGGAAGTTATTAATATTGCGCTTCAGTCAATTCAATACCTCGG AAACGAGAATTTTTATGGCGCAGATACCATTCAAGTCTCCGCGAAGAATAAGAATGGAGTAAATTCATTAGGTGTTCCAATTTTTGTTGATCCTATCAATGATCCTCCATTTATAAAAGTTCCTTACTTCATCATATTGAAGAGTCATGAAGATGAGAACCTTATATTTGACAAAGATAAAGACAAGTTTGATTTTTACATCGGAGATCCTGATCTTCTTACCTTCCCTG GGGGTGAGGCTCATTTTTCGGTGACGTTTTCTATGGAAGTAAATGATGGATTATTAGCAACAAATCTTCCTTCTCATTTGATCAACACAACTGAACTGAAGAACAGGAATAATTATCAGTGGCAATCACTTCAAACATATGTAACTATCTCAAAGCACTTTATGGTGAAAGCAAGTGGAATCAGATTTCAAGGCACAGTAAATGACTGCAATACTGTTATGCAGCAACTCTATTATCAT GGAGATGAGCATGGAGCTACATTAACATTGACATTGAATGACATGGGAAATTATGGGTGTTATCCAGATTGTGAAGAAGGAATGTCAATGCCATTATATACTGAGGCTATGGTTAATTTAATGAGAAAGCAGCCAATGGATTCAATTCTTGCTCACA CATTAGGATCAATTATCGTCATTGAATTTGTTATCATCTTCTCTCTTGGATTGTTGCTTCTATATTTCACTTGCAAATGTGCAATTCTTCTTGTGCATGAAAgaagaaagaatgagaaaaggTCTTCAGAGCCATCTAATGATCAAAGTTCCCAAGGACAAACT TCAAGCATGAACATGCCTGAGAATTCTACTCATCCTACTGGTTGCTGTGGGAGCTCTTCCTTACTTCGTTTTCGTATGCAATCCTCCAATTTTCGCCAACG GTCCCGTCCtctatttgaattttga
- the LOC123899368 gene encoding pentatricopeptide repeat-containing protein At5g19020, mitochondrial gives MFISASLSLRLKTSPHSLPFPLRWISSSTSTKTITPPQHFIRIFTNARHHQNHSECELALVSALKSCSSLSFISQGRQIHTLSLKLGLHSNTFIQNSLINMYAKCGSISDAQLMFNACPGLDYVSCNIMVSGYVRAGQLDNARKLFDVMPSKGCVSYTTMIMGFVQNGFFGEALEVFKDMRCCGVVPNDLTLVNVISACSHFGEILNCRMVHGLVVKLFVDGLVIVSTNLMHAYCLCSGVPEARRLFDEMPEKNLVTWNVMLNGYAKTGLVDKAREVFEGICEKDVVSWGTMIDGYIQKGRLCEALEIYRAMLQTGHGPNEVMLVNLVSACGRKTAVVDGLQLHGTVVKRGFDCYNFIQTTISYFYAACGMMDRACLQFEVGVKDHLESWNALVAGFIKNGMMDHARKTFDVMPQRDVFSWSTMISGYAQTEQPKMAIELFHKMVASGIKPNEVTMVSVFSAIATLGTLQEGRLAHEYMRSESIPFNDNLRAALIDMYAKCGSINAALQFFNQIRDKVYSVSPWNAIICGLASHGHASMCLEVFSDMQRYHIKPNPITFIGVLSACCHAGLVEYGRRIFKSMNSAYNVEPDIKHYGCMIDLLGRSGLLEEAEETIRSMPMEADVVIWGTLLAACRTHGNVNIGERAAENLARVAPSHGGGKVLLSNIYADAGRWEDVSFVRSVMQSQTMEREPGCSGVVR, from the coding sequence ATGTTCATTTCCGCGAGTCTCAGTCTCAGACTCAAAACTTCACCACATTCTCTTCCCTTTCCTCTAAGATGGATTTCATCTTCCACTTCAACCAAAACAATAACCCCTCCACAACACTTCATTCGCATTTTCACCAATGCAAGACACCACCAAAACCATTCCGAATGCGAACTTGCATTAGTTTCCGCACTCAAATCATGTTCCtctctctccttcatctctcaAGGTCGCCAAATTCATACGCTCAGTTTGAAACTTGGACTACACTCCAACACTTTCATTCAAAATAGCTTGATTAACATGTACGCAAAATGCGGTTCAATTTCTGATGCTCAGTTGATGTTTAATGCTTGTCCTGGATTGGATTATGTTTCTTGTAATATAATGGTATCTGGGTATGTTAGAGCTGGTCAATTGGATAATGCACGTAAACTGTTTGATGTAATGCCTAGTAAAGGTTGTGTTTCTTATACTACTATGATAATGGGTTTTGTTCAAAATGGATTCTTTGGTGAAGCTCTTGAGGTTTTTAAGGATATGAGGTGTTGTGGTGTTGTTCCAAATGATTTGACTTTGGTTAATGTCATATCTGCTTGTTCGCATTTTGGTGAAATTTTGAATTGTCGGATGGTTCATGGTTTGGTTGTTAAATTGTTTGTTGATGGGTTGGTTATTGTTTCGACAAATTTGATGCATGCATATTGTCTTTGTTCGGGTGTACCGGAAGCTAGGAGGTTGTTTGATGAGATGCCTGAAAAGAATTTGGTCACGTGGAATGTGATGTTGAATGGATATGCTAAGACAGGCCTTGTTGACAAGGCTAGGGAGGTGTTTGAGGGAATTTGTGAAAAAGATGTGGTTTCTTGGGGCACGATGATTGATGGTTATATCCAAAAGGGTCGTTTGTGTGAAGCTTTAGAGATTTATCGCGCAATGCTGCAAACTGGACACGGACCTAATGAAGTCATGCTTGTGAATTTGGTTTCAGCATGTGGTCGTAAGACTGCAGTTGTTGATGGTTTGCAATTGCATGGAACGGTTGTTAAGAGAGGCTTTGATTGTTACAATTTTATACAGACTACAATCAGCTATTTTTATGCAGCTTGTGGAATGATGGACCGTGCGTGTTTGCAATTTGAAGTGGGTGTAAAGGATCACTTAGAATCATGGAATGCTCTTGTCGCTGGATTCATAAAAAATGGAATGATGGATCATGCAAGGAAAACATTTGATGTGATGCCTCAAAGAGATGTGTTTTCATGGAGTACCATGATTTCTGGCTATGCACAAACTGAACAGCCCAAAATGGCTATTGAACTCTTCCATAAAATGGTAGCTAGTGGGATCAAACCTAATGAAGTTACCATGGTGAGTGTATTCTCTGCAATTGCCACATTAGGTACATTGCAGGAAGGAAGATTGGCCCATGAATATATGCGTAGTGAATCCATTCCTTTCAATGACAATTTACGTGCTGCTTTGATTGATATGTACGCAAAATGTGGGAGCATCAACGCTGCCCTTCAATTTTTCAATCAGATTCGAGATAAGGTTTATTCTGTGTCACCATGGAATGCAATTATATGCGGGTTAGCCTCGCATGGACATGCAAGTATGTGCCTAGAGGTTTTTTCTGATATGCAGCGGTATCATATTAAACCGAATCCTATTACATTTATTGGGGTCCTAAGCGCTTGTTGCCATGCCGGGTTGGTGGAGTACGGACGGAGAATATTTAAAagtatgaatagtgcatataatgtAGAACCAGATATCAAGCATTATGGTTGTATGATTGATCTTTTGGGGAGATCTGGTCTATTAGAAGAAGCTGAAGAAACGATAAGGAGCATGCCAATGGAGGCTGACGTCGTGATATGGGGAACTTTATTAGCAGCATGTAGAACTCATGGAAATGTTAACATAGGAGAGAGGGCTGCAGAGAATTTGGCGAGGGTGGCGCCATCTCATGGTGGAGGCAAAGTTCTCCTATCAAATATATATGCAGACGCGGGCAGGTGGGAGGATGTATCATTCGTAAGAAGTGTCATGCAGAGTCAGACTATGGAGAGAGAACCTGGCTGCAGTGGTGTTGTTAGGTAG
- the LOC123897684 gene encoding transmembrane protein 45A-like, translated as MGTLVGHVGPGFGFIIIGLWHLFNNIKLHVQNPNTYISQTWFPTSKFKYLELYIIMVATTASISMELFIGPDRHQPFDPDGTIPSNHLHNFEHASISITFFVYAAFSIILDKIENKAKSSLTQLLASVAFFQELLLFHLHSSDHMGPEGQYHLHFQVLIFVSLSTTLLGIIFQKSFIISFVRSLSIFSQGLWNSFMGFMLWTPSLISKGCFMNLEEGHKVVRCYDHESLHRALSLVNIFFSWFVIFVAVFGVSLYLLLTKYYEGDFKVRYFSLGIEEEEKEDYVEKFNDDVASQKGSLACNQKNFIHVEKKTFSSLDIER; from the coding sequence ATGGGCACTCTTGTAGGACATGTTGGACCTGGTTTTGGTTTCATAATTATAGGTCTATGGCACCTTTTCAACAACATCAAACTCCATGTTCAAAATCCAAACACCTACATTTCACAAACATGGTTCCcaacatcaaaattcaaatacctAGAACTTTACATCATCATGGTAGCCACAACAGCATCAATCTCAATGGAACTTTTCATCGGTCCCGACCGACACCAACCCTTCGATCCCGACGGTACAATTCCCTCAAACCATCTCCACAACTTCGAACACGCTTCAATATCCATAACTTTCTTCGTCTACGCCGCCTTCTCCATCATCCTCGACAAAATCGAAAACAAAGCAAAATCTTCCTTAACACAATTGCTAGCTTCCGTAGCTTTTTTTCAAGAACTTCTTCTCTTCCATCTTCATTCATCTGATCACATGGGACCAGAAGGACAATATCATCTTCACTTCCAAGTTCTTATCTTTGTCTCTCTTTCAACTACCCTCTTGGGAATTATCTTTCAAAAAAGCTTCATAATTAGTTTTGTGAGATCATTAAGTATATTTTCTCAAGGCTTATGGAATAGTTTTATGGGATTTATGCTTTGGACACCAAGTTTAATTTCCAAAGGTTGTTTTATGAACCTTGAAGAAGGTCATAAAGTTGTGAGATGTTATGATCATGAATCACTTCATCGTGCTCTTTCgcttgttaatattttttttagttggtTTGTAATTTTTGTGGCGGTTTTTGGTGTTTCTTTGTATTTGCTTTTGACCAAATACTATGAAGGAGATTTTAAGGTTAGGTATTTTTCATTGGGAATTGAAGAGGAAGAGAAAGAAGATTATGTTGAAAAGTTTAATGATGATGTGGCGTCTCAAAAGGGAAGCTTAGCTTGTAACCAAAAGAACTTTATTCATGTGGAgaaaaaaactttttcatcTCTTGACATAGAGAGGTAG